The following coding sequences lie in one Myxococcales bacterium genomic window:
- the cpaB gene encoding Flp pilus assembly protein CpaB, which yields MNTKALGIAVILAGLGTGALLLYMKKFEQQASGGAPVAVVFATREIPMGSVVKEDMLGVRAIPESYVEDRHIRASDAARIIGVRVQTGLKPSESLLWSDLATSRHNRDLSSLVQSGMRAITISATQTSTFGGLLRPGDRVDILFSDTAKDSHDTTRPLIQNVLVLAAGSETGKESMSRNRSFNQVTVSASREQAQLLAHAKNRGTLTLILRNPNDIKIAQDVPETSNSDLENTHSESIDVTPSSAGSNKEIEHVN from the coding sequence GTGAATACTAAGGCACTAGGCATTGCAGTCATCCTGGCCGGCTTAGGTACAGGAGCGCTCCTCCTCTACATGAAGAAATTCGAACAACAGGCTTCAGGCGGTGCGCCGGTCGCAGTTGTCTTTGCCACTCGCGAGATTCCAATGGGTTCTGTGGTCAAAGAAGACATGCTTGGAGTGCGTGCGATTCCGGAAAGCTATGTGGAAGACCGTCACATTCGAGCTTCGGATGCAGCCAGGATCATTGGCGTTCGGGTGCAGACCGGTCTCAAGCCCAGCGAGTCGCTCCTTTGGTCCGACCTAGCCACCAGTCGGCATAACCGCGATTTGTCGTCCCTTGTGCAGTCCGGCATGCGTGCCATTACAATTTCCGCCACTCAAACTTCCACGTTTGGAGGCTTGTTGCGACCAGGGGATCGCGTGGACATACTTTTTTCTGACACTGCCAAGGACAGCCACGACACGACTCGGCCTCTCATTCAGAACGTGCTTGTTCTCGCAGCTGGGAGCGAGACTGGAAAGGAATCTATGTCACGAAACCGCTCTTTCAACCAAGTGACTGTCAGCGCATCGAGAGAGCAAGCTCAGTTGTTGGCCCATGCAAAAAATAGAGGCACATTGACACTTATCCTGCGAAACCCCAACGACATAAAAATTGCACAGGATGTTCCAGAGACGTCTAACTCTGATCTCGAGAATACACATTCAGAATCTATCGACGTGACGCCTTCATCAGCGGGAAGCAACAAGGAGATCGAACATGTTAATTAG